Part of the Hevea brasiliensis isolate MT/VB/25A 57/8 chromosome 16, ASM3005281v1, whole genome shotgun sequence genome is shown below.
aataataaaataatatttttattttttatttaaataattatataatataaaaatattattttaatattaaaaaataattaaatattaaaaaataatacatattaattatataataataataataataataataataataataataataataataataataaattatttagagattaaattattgtcatcaatttttaagttgaaaatgataAACTTGTCTTTCACTTCACTTGTTATGAATGATAACTTTTAAGGATTATGTGTCCTTATAGcgaaaacaaaacaaaatttataaATGGATTTTTTATAACGAACCCTTTTATTTGTTATACCAATTAAGTTGACCCCAATTAATTAGTTTatcataatattttattattatgtaattatatattcAAAGCATTTAATTTATTATGTAACAAGAGAGATGATCATAGGCTGAAGCTGCAATTCTCACCATGCATTTGAAAAATTGCTCCACAAATGTCTACGCATTTCAGAGTAATATTTTGTGAATTCACTCAACAAATTTTGAAATATAACCTACTGCAAAACATATACACCGTAGCTGCCATAATAGAGTAGCAGATCATTGATCTGCTCTCAAATCTCTTCTTCAATTTAGTATAGAGAAATGATTCTAAAGAATATCTTGGTCTACTGAATTGAAACTAGGACAATTTCTGTGGAAACCCGGCAAGGAATTGGTAATGCCAGGAAAGGGCATAATAAGCCATGAAAGCCCCAGTTCGCTAAATCAAATCTAAAGGAAGCTACTGTTAGCAATTATCGGACAAATTCTTGATCCTATAACGTACGTAAGAGCATTTAACTGGgacaaaaattaagaatatataagagaaaaatgaggggaaaataaagtaaaataaaatgatCCATTTGGTGCTTAATTACGGGATTGCCAGCCAGACCATTTCTCTTCTGGTAAACAATTTGGAGAGCTCCAGCTAGCATGATCTTGTCTTTTTAGCTTTGCATAACATGCTTGCCCGCTAGTGAAAGCTTTTATCCGTTTGCCAAAAAGTTACATGGCTGTGCGCTATCGCATTTCCAGCTCCATGGTATTGGGATATGCCTACTAGTCTATTTTTCTCCCTTTAAAAGGAAGGATGCATGTGAATGTTGTAAAGCAAAGCAAAGCATGCTTGGGTCCTTCCCCCCTGGCCTAAGAAGGCTGCAAAAACAGGACCATTGCAATCTGGGTCAGGCAGCATTTCCGTTTCATTTGGAGTAAACTAAAAACAATGCGTAACAAACGTAAAACACTGTATCATGCCCAACAAAACAAAGAAAATGGAGCAATCTTAATCGCTAACAAACGTAAAACACTGTATCATGCCCAACAAACAAAGAAAATGGAGCAATCTTAATCGCTTGTATTTTTCTTCAACATTGATTTCCATTTTAACTAGTGCTCTAATCCAATCAGCAGTTGTCCGAATCACAGTACCACAATAAAGATCtagatttttttttcctaaatctaatctattataaatttaaaatataaaatatataataaaatttatttattaaatatataaaaattttatataattatatattaaatttataataaattaaatttaaataaaaatttttcaaaaaatcttACATTGCGTAACTTCAATTGAGCTATTTATTGTAAAAAATAAAACCTTAATTTTGCTGTCGGTTTTGTTTCTCGTAAAAAGGTGGcatgaaattttaataattgCTACTACCGCATCACATATGGTAGAACCAACTCCCAATGAACAATATTAAAAtatacacaatttcaaatcaaTCATTATTTTTCATTTCATGGACCACCTGGCCCAACCCACAACCCGAGACTCGATTCTCCACGACGGCCTTCAACGCTCTTCTCAGGATTCTCGCCTCCTCATCTCCACCACCGCCACTAGCCCATTGCAGCACCACCACACACTTAGTCAGTCCTCCAACCGTCATCATCTCAGCCCGGACCGCCCTGCCTCGAACCAATCGGATCGCCTGCGATAATTCCCAATTCAACCCTGGTCTATTCTCACAACACACGCTCACCCTCATCGTCTTCGCTTCCCCATCACAATAACTCAGAGTCGCCTCGTCTGATTCTCCCGGGAACGCACAGTACTTTTCAGGCTCTGATCCTCCTCCTCCtccgctgctgctgctgctgctgctgccacAGAAACCGTCCCCGTCCTGACGTGCCACTTGAGCGGCTTGCCTTATTAGCTCCTTCACGTGATGCACCACCTTCGCTAGCAAGGAGGCCTTGTCCGTCTATTTATAAACCAAAATAAGAGAGAAATTCATGTTTGACAATGCTCACGAACTGACGCTTtcgaaaagaaatagaaatacaATAAGAATCTATAATAACCAACCTTGGTGACGCTGGGGAGGAGAGAACGGAGGGTAGAGAGGTGGGCGTTGATACGCTGTCTGCGTCTCCTCTCTGCTTCCTTGTGGCTCTTGAATGCATTCGTTGATCTCTTTCCCAATCTCGACGAGGATCTGAGGATCGATGCTCCGACTTTGAAGTCCATGGCGTTGACGACGCTTGGGTCACGATGAACAAACCCATAGCAGCCTTGAAAAGGAAGCATCCGTGGTAGCTGTGTGAAAAGAGAACGAAATATATTGCGGGAGGAAAAGCGAAGGACATGCGAGGAGAAGCGGACGACATGCAAGGGGTAAAGTGCAGAGCGTACAGGtaagaaaatttgataaaatgaaAGTTGAAAGTTTTTAGTGGGAGACTCAAGTTTACCTTCTcctctttatttttatattttgtattttgttttttTACGTCAAAGTGTGGATAGAAAAGGTTAATCATTATTCGAGGACAAGGGCTCGGTGGGCAGTAGATGTGTGAACTGAACGTACACACCAGCCAATGTGAAGACACATAGGCGCAATTCTTCGCGTTGCTCCCATTTTCAATAaacaaaaaatatttatatatcttATGGTAAAACAATTTCCTTTTTTAAGTAGTCAAGAAGAGGAAACAAACAAAAGAAACAGGCCTGCCGGGTGTGCATCTTGCCCGCTCCATCGCGAAGCAGTCAGGATAGAATCCCATCCGGCGGACAATGAATGACGTAAGAACCCAGAGGGAAGGAACCCGCATAAGAAGTTAACCAATTACTTTTAATTAATTGAACTGTAAtaagatttgaattgagaaaaataaaaaaggaaaaataattaagatatttactttttttatttgaataaaaaatatattttctctttaatttaaaaagaaaataaaaataaaaaaattataatataaattataaaattacattAATGAccctttatttttcatttatattctTTTATCTTCTAAAAGTTAAtataaaatgataatttaaaaaaatatattattttcttttcacttttcttttcaagtaaagaaaaataaatatatttttttaatttctttttattttttctttatttgaaaAAAAGAAGTAAAgggcaaaaaataaaaattattttttattatttttcttcctcATAAATTATCCAAATATAGTGTTGACTGTTGACAGTAGATAGTAGCCATTTAAGttcaatattttttaattaaaaagtgttcaaacaaatttttatttattattgataGTTTATGAaaagtaaataataattttttttgaaagaaaataataataattaatttaaaaataataaaaatgagaaccatcattttttatttaaaatttaactttaataaaatatttttaataatattaaatataaattaattaaaataatttaatcaaaatttaattttataatttttaattaatttgatatataatttatatacctTGGTGCAACTAAGAATTTCAGCCCCACACTTTCAAAATCAAATAACAAATTAAATTCTATTCCGAGTCTCGGAAATATTTCACGTTATTTTTTATGGTTGAACTGATGACTAATGGCTTGAATTATAAGAAATTCTTTCCTTTAGACGTCATTTGCCGATAAACCCCGCTGCCCAGCGAGTAAAACAACGGTGAATTCTAATTCAATTCAGTGAAACGGTAACGTGGCAGAGTCGTTTTAATGGCAGAAGAGAAGGATTACTAAAAATGCACCTATACGGCGGCGCCGACAACTTTTCTGCAAGGAATAGTGAGAAAAGGGGAATCAAAAGGGACAGGAACGATCATAGCCCGACAACCTCTTTTGCATACTGATATATCATTTCGCCGTTTCGCTTTCACACTTGAAACAGGATTATAAATAATCACTTCATAATACGCAGTACGTATTGTTCCAGTGTACATACACCCTCACCATCCTTCCCTGTGCAAGTAAAGTAAGCTGTATACCCAAGCATTTCTCTATTATTGACTCTGATTTTCACCTATTAGAGCGGACAAGCATCGCTTTTTGGTGGAATTTTTCTTGTAGAATATGAAAACTATTCATTTCTCAATGTTCAATGTTTGAAATGGAGGAAAAGAAGCACAAGGTGGGACAATCTGTAAAATTTGCATGTGAGCCTGTTGGGTGGATCCGTGGAAAAGGTGAGATCAACCTCTGATGGCCGCGCAGACTAGTACAGGTGCATCTGAGGACAGCAGTAGGAAGGGAATTCGTATTACATGGGCTTTGAAGGTGACAGTTCCTCCCTGCAATTGGCATGTTTCTACTTCCTACTCTCACAATTTACCTGTTTTTGTTCCTATTTCCTACTATTTTTCTGTGTTAATTACTTTTTAAATTAGGTTAGACTTATATCCTTAAACAGATAAGattataaatttttcattttcttatatGAGTCTTGATATTGGATTTGAAGTTACCCAACAGCTCCATTTTTGAGAAAAGGTTTGGGTTAAAGAACTTAAAAggagaaaattaaaattgattttgagAAACTGGGACAAAATGAGATAGCCAAATGACACATTTTATCCACAAAAGAGAAAACCATTGAAGCCCTAATCCTTTGGCATTTTCTTTTCTGATCTCTCTTCTCATTCTAGTGCATACATTGGTGTGGGACTAATCCCAATAACTGACCTGTATCTCTCTCTCATCTAATTCTCTACAATGTCAGGAAAAAAAATGAAGCAAACAagcaaacaaaagaagagataaaaGAGCGAAGCAACAATGGAGGAGAGCCCTGGTGTTGTAACAGTAGTAAAAACTTACAAGTGGTTCTGCTTCTTCTCTTAAAAGCTGGACCCCTAATGTCAAAATTTAGGCTATCTACAGAATTTAACATACCACACGGCCACATCACTTACAGTACTGTTGTGGAAGCTCCAGAAATTCTTGGTCAAGGTTAATAataatagttaaaaaaaaaaaaaaagggcaatgCATGTTTGCCTTAAATtgcataaatttatttattaatttaaattgcttaatttgcaaaacaataagtaatcaattaattttttttaaaaatacactTGCATCTAAGGCATTATCAGATAGGCTACAAATTTGTTGTGATTCCCTGCTAGCACAAATCCTTGTGCCAGCACCAAAAGCTCAAAGCAGCAAGGTGAGATACAAGTGACCTTGCACCCATATCGAgctcttttttcttttctcaaaCATATAAGCTTTGATCTGTACACAATTACTAAAACCTGCATGAAAATTaaagctcaaaaaaaaaaaaaagaagaagaagaataaggaGCAGGAGAAGGATTTTTACTACACCAGTGGAAATGGAAAATTTCTATTATGTTGTAACAAATACATCAAAATCTCAGATAGTTAACTGCATCCATTTTGTGGAATGGACATCCAGAAGGAGCAATTAGACCAAGAGTTTGCATGACTTCGGTTCTTCCTGCACTCAGTTCATCAAAGTTCAAACCTCTCACACAAGGCATTCAAATTCTCAAGAAGTCCATCATCTTTAAATTCACACAACTCAATCAAACTTTAGTCCTCAATTAGTTGGGATAGGCTACTTAAATCTTTCTCAACTAAAAATAAGCATCAGCAATGACAGATAAAACCTTGCTCTACAGTAATGCAGATATTATTCATGAAATACAAGGTATGATCAGGATTCATGCCTAACTCATTCATGTATGCCATATCTGGCACAATGCATCAAGGGAAAAACATAAAAGAGACAAGCCCATGTAAACAGGAAAATGGGAAGAAAGATGACTAACCTTTAGATTTGGCTACTTTCTGTTTTACTCCACCAGATTATGATGAAGAAAGATCCGATGGTCATATCCAATTACAAGGCAAACCACAAATCACTATAATGTGTCATTTATGTGCTACACTTGCAGCTTCAAACCATAATCATGACTTTCTTTGGAGTAGCTCAAGTAAAAGGTCTATAAAGGTTACCTGCTCCAGAGCTTTCCTAAATATTTCTTGGTAACAGCCATTGTTCTGCTCAACTATCTATGGATTCAAAGCTGCAGAGAGAAAATCAAGTTGATCGTCGAAATCTGTTGAAAGCATAGTATATTCAATCAAACACATATAATAGGATGCATCACAAAGTGTTGTATGTCAGTACTTAGAATCTGAAACTTATACCATTTAATAGGATCCACGCACATGCTACAACAGAAAATACAAGACATTTTATTCTTTAGAGGTTTGCCAATAAGAACAGAAAAGGTTAAGAACATCAACCAGCTTAAGCTAAGTGGTACTAATGTCGTCTCAGGCTATGAAGTCTCAAGTTCGAGTACTACTTGGAGccgaaaaagaaacttcagaatgGGAAAAGACACCAACTATTCATAGCCTCCATCCAGCCTAACATGAACATCCCCTATTAATCTATCACCTACTTTATTGCTTCCACTGACATTGTCCTCAACAACCTGCCAAACAAATAAGTAGTGAACAATGAAAGAGATTTTCTAGCAAAAGGCTGcattaaaaaaaaagggggggtaAACATTTTATGCGGCCTACCACTGCCGGCCACCAGGAGCCATCAGAAAGCTTGACGCAAATTACCTCCCCAAGCTTGGGCACCTCTTCAAATTGCACAGCTGCAACTCTTTCCCCACCATCATCTCTATCATGACTTTTGCTACTTGAACAGCTTTTGCCTTCCATAGCTTTTCGTTTTTGTGTACAAAAATCTAGTTTCAAAAGCAAGTAAGTCCCTTGATAATAAAATCACTATCTTCAtggacaagaaaaacaaaagcaatCTTTTCAGAGATCGTTTCTCTCTTAAAATCTCCAATTTTAAACGTACGAAAATCCTCCAATAGGATCACGTGAACATTTCGTTAAGGTTTCACAAGCACCCACTTCTaccattaaaaaaagaaaaacgaaaataaaataaaacagtaACTCCTCTACTGTATAATAAACAGCAAACAATCATTCAATTAACTCCATTTCACGTTGCCATATATGAACATTACTAGAACGATAAGATTTCCCTGATAAGAACACACGAACGACATAACTCATGTCCTGGAGTAAGTGATCCACCAAACCATTGATAACCCTAATCCACCTAAACATTGATAACCCTAAGTACCCAAAACTATAATTTGATCAGTTAAGACTTAAAAAAGCTTTTACATCCTACAACTCCAGAGTTTTTACCCAAATGGAGTAGAAGCCCATTATCTTCAAAGGAAAAGGTTCTTGTTTCTTGCATTGTTCTGAATTTCATTTAAAAATTCCGTAATGAACTAAAAATCCCATTTTAATAAACAAAATAACAAAGCCAAGGATCAAATCAAAATCATAAGAAACAGAAGAACAGCAACTTGGGCACTTACAGCTGAGAAATGGGTTTGCAAGAGGAGCTGGTGGACTGTGACTTGGCACTTGAAAGATTGGCGAAATGGTcttgaagaaaaaaagaaagaaggaaagaaaaaaaaaaaaaaaacagagctCCTTTATAGATGCAGCACTGTCAGACTGACAATATATTTCTCAGAAAGTTCATTATGCTTGATTTAATGATTTTGTCTTGTGTTCTCTTGCATTAACAATCCAATTCTTCAGTTTCTTGCTTTGCGTAGTTATGCCATTTTATTATCCGCCGTCTGTTACAATTTGTTTGGATTGCGGGGTTAAGGTGTTAGGGGAAATTAAGGAATGATTTCAAAAgattttttcatttatttgaaATGGCGGGGTTGAGGGATAGGGACGGTTTTGAGGTTTATTTGGAGGGTTGAAAATCTCTCAGAATCATCGAATTTCTAACCCGTCAATTTGTTGGGTGGAGGAGAActgaaaaaatttttattttttgatttcttATATTACTcatatcaattttaaaaaatctctaaaatatctctttttattataaaataataaattttataaaaataataattttataatttttacattTAATCTCACTTTCCAATATTATCaaactaaataaaataatattataaaatatttatttacattacatttttttcaaatataaataaaattattatcttattttaccatatcatattttcttttatcttattttatattatttttctaaatctCCTTTAACTCTGTCCAAACTAAGGGGGTGCCAATAAGtcattttctaattaaaaaaaaaaagttttttggATACAGTAAGGCATGCaagatttttaataaaataaaagattaattactacttaatttttatattttaatgaatttaattatttaatttttatattttattaaataaattaattatttaatttttaaattttaaaaaatataatatttaatcctTACATTTTTCTTCTATTAAAGTATTTAGTCTAGACaatcctaattaaataattatttaatctctttattttaataaaattaattaatttttatatttaaaaaaacacATTAATTAGTCTCtgtaatttaatttcattaattatttaattccataattattttttatacttaaaCAACTTTAATTCTCTCCATTAATTTCTCTCTTATCTTCCTTTATTTCTCAATCTTTTCATATTTATTCTCCTCCACACCCACACATTTCTCTCCCTTATCCTCTCTTTATTCTCATCAATTGCTATTTCCACAaaaaacattaatcaattttcttaaaattttaaataattaagaaaaattatttctctgtaaagaaaatataaaaataattttaaaaaattaaaaattaaaaaaaattaaattcagatttaatttcatatagtaaaatttttatttttatttaataatatatttttaaaatattatatttttaaaaatatataaattaattaattaattttactaaaatagaatgactaaataatagtaattttataaatCCAATCATCAACTAATAAGTTTTCTTGAAAAAAAGGAAgtgaataataatttaaataacagaaacaatttaacaaataaattaaataatttaataaaaataaaatttaaaaatcaaataatatatttttttaaatataaaaattaaataattaattttataaaaatataaaaattaaataataaaatattcccACATTACTGCAGTGTATTTTgttatttcattaaaaaaaattatttctaattttAATGAGAAGGTAAAGGTTATTTAATGATCTCTAaatacaattttttaaaaattaatgccGTGCCAATATTAATATATTGCGGTTAATGGTTTTTTCTTTAATTATGATTAGTTCCCATTAACCAATATCTTTTACACGGCTATAAATGAATCAGGGCCGCCAGTACGGGCGGCCTAAGTCTGACTACATTTCAGGTTCGCTTATGAGCTCAAACTGCCATTATATAAAacctattattttttttaattaatgcgaaattatttttttttaaataatgcaaaattaatcttgaataaaattaaattgtgaaaaacATTATATAGTGAACctgaattaatttaaaattaaaatttaattattgtcgTTTAAAGAACCAATAACAGTTAGAGAAGGACCAAATTGAAAGTCTTGACTGCAATTAGACTACACAAAACACAACCAATACAGGAGGAGGCAACCCATAATCAAAAGAAAGCAAAGTGAATCCAAGTTTTTTCACATCTACCACAGAGTGTgtgcgtatatatatatatgaacatacataaatatatctgcagtttttgaagcctatcTTCAAATGATAAGGACCTGGCTTTATTCCTTGTGATAATTCACTTTATCTTCCCACCATCTTCAAAAGGGCAGCCTGCAAAACAGTTTACAGAAAGCAACAGAAAGCGCACCACTTCAATGAAAAGATAAGGGATAATAGAAGGAATATAATTAGTTGCTTGCTTATTCCATATTTGATAAAGGACTACTTTGATAAGTGACAACAGCAACACTAGGCTTACCCTAGTTTGAGAGATGTATCGGAGCTATCATCCCCAAGAGGAGGGCCACTGCTGCAGCTGCAGATGTTAGTGACAGATTCCGATGACATGCCTTCTTCCTGTTGGACAGCGACATCCGACTCCAAATGCACTGGCCTTTTCCCTTTGCACCAGAAAGTCGTCATCTGCATACGCAACGATGCAATCTCATCGTCATCTCTTGCCACTCAACTACAAGGAATACCACTCGTTGTATATATATTCTAGGCATACCTTCTGTTTTAGCCGTTTATTCTCTTCTAGTAGTTGAGCTCCCTGCATTATGGAATAAAACAATGGGTTTGATCATTAAAGCTCAGCCTTTTGGCTAAAAGATTATGAAGTCTAAACAATTAAATAAGTGAAGATGAACTTCAATCTTCTTATTACAGATTAACTCCTttcttgaattatatatatatatatataaaatgactCATAACGTAATCTAACCTTCTTTTCAAGCATAGAGATCTCATTCATTATCTTATCTCCCTGAAAAGAACAAAAAAACTCTACTGCAAGTTAATAACATATGTGTATAAAAATATATGAAGAAATTGTCAAGAAATTCTACAAATTAGTAGGTGTGCATGAGCGCTCGTATATATAAGTCGTATATGCCTACTCTTGTACCAATTAAAAGTTGGAAATAACATGATACAAAATAACCTTAGTTTCAAGCACACGCGTAAGTCCAGCTTCAAGCAGTTTTTCCAATTGCTGCAATTCCTCTAGGTTTAATCCTTGCAGATTCTCTCCCCTCATCTGCCTACAGTAAAATGAACAGTCTCTTATTTAATACATATTGCATTATATACTCAAAACTTATGAAATTATTGTCTAAACTTGATAGATCATGAATTCAAAACACAAACATATAGATTGCACTTATTTTAAATGTATGTGAATCCCACCATACGTATTGTGTCAGTCCATGATGAATAGGTTTAAGTAAAAAAATCAAATATCAAAAAGTAAAATCATTTTTAAAGATATTACCTTAGTTGATAGGTCTTTTCAGCAACTTCTTTGGTCAACCGGGCGCGATTATTATTCTCTAACTGTAGTAAACATGGAGAAATGTCATTCACAATTATTATAAAGAACATAATTATTGATATCACACTACATAAATTTGAGTCATCTATTCGAGTAATTATATATTACGCgttaaaaataatttctttttaaaaaattataactatTTTTTTATCTAGTTTTCACACTATGATTAGTTTACATTCCATATATTAATCTTATATGAAATAGCAATTCTTCATGGAATAGCAAGAGTTCTCCATTCATAGAGATAATGAAAGAAAATACAACACATTGTGCTTAGCAATTAAGAAGGTAATTAATTAGTGATAATGGGAAGaagataatgaaaaaaaaaaaaaaagacaaattaCCTCCAATTCAAGTGATGGTCGGTCCAGTTTGTCGAGGTTATTGGAATGCAGATTATACCTTGCAATTATGTCCTTCATGCTTCAAGAGTAGTAATAATACTGTCAGGATACATGCTTTTAATAGAATTTTTAAACTATATAGCCACCGTGAGTGAATCTCTGGTGTCATAGACTTCctctcaataaattttaattttttaataaaactaCACTTAATTTAAGAAATTAGACTTAAATTACCATAATTAGATGAATTGAACTAAAATGCTATTCCATGCAAACAATGATTataaatgttaaaaaataaattgcaaaattatatatatatatgatcctCCAAATTTAATAAAGATTACAAACTAAGGGCAAGTCTAATGCAGGTATTTGACGCCAAGCAACATATAATTACAGGAAGGCATATTTCATTGCACATTTTATCAGATATTTTCTGTTGAATGATAGAGATTGCTATTGTGTTTCCTCTCCCTACCTCccaattctattttaatttttggataaaattacaactaattaacaaaaattaaattacaataattaaacacATTGAATTAAAcgcctaattaaaaaaaattgagtttaaattacaataattaaacacATTGAATTAAAATGCTATTACATTTGATAATATAGTTAATGTAAAAGTAGCTTAAAAGGGTGTTTGATAATATAATTAAGcacttaaaattattttcttttattttaagtatatttGATAATGTTTATTTacacaaaacttaaaaattttaattaattttaacttaaaataaaaagtcacatatatgaaattaatttattaagtataatattttattttcagcATATCACAAACAACTTTCCAACACTTCAAATTAAACTACTAAATATTTTCAGTTATACCA
Proteins encoded:
- the LOC110637139 gene encoding transcription factor bHLH30 isoform X2; this encodes MLPFQGCYGFVHRDPSVVNAMDFKVGASILRSSSRLGKRSTNAFKSHKEAERRRRQRINAHLSTLRSLLPSVTKTDKASLLAKVVHHVKELIRQAAQVARQDGDGFCGSSSSSSSGGGGGSEPEKYCAFPGESDEATLSYCDGEAKTMRVSVCCENRPGLNWELSQAIRLVRGRAVRAEMMTVGGLTKCVVVLQWASGGGGDEEARILRRALKAVVENRVSGCGLGQPS
- the LOC110637139 gene encoding transcription factor bHLH30 isoform X1, with product MLPFQGCYGFVHRDPSVVNAMDFKVGASILRSSSRLGKRSTNAFKSHKEAERRRRQRINAHLSTLRSLLPSVTKTDKASLLAKVVHHVKELIRQAAQVARQDGDGFCGSSSSSSSGGGGGSEPEKYCAFPGESDEATLSYCDGEAKTMRVSVCCENRPGLNWELSQAIRLVRGRAVRAEMMTVGGLTKCVVVLQWASGGGGDEEARILRRALKAVVENRVSGCGLGQVVHEMKNND
- the LOC110637136 gene encoding MADS-box protein SVP gives rise to the protein MAREKIKIKKIDNITARQVTFSKRRRGLFKKAEELSVLCDAEVALIIFSATGKLFEYCSSSMKDIIARYNLHSNNLDKLDRPSLELELENNNRARLTKEVAEKTYQLRQMRGENLQGLNLEELQQLEKLLEAGLTRVLETKGDKIMNEISMLEKKGAQLLEENKRLKQKMTTFWCKGKRPVHLESDVAVQQEEGMSSESVTNICSCSSGPPLGDDSSDTSLKLGLPF